A region of the Blastocatellia bacterium genome:
TGCTGGTGCGAGCCAAAGCGATTGAGGCCACAGGGCGTGACGTGATTCACTTGGAAATCGGCGAGCCGGACTTTAATACACCGCCATACATCGTTGAGGCTGCCATTAAGGCGCTGCGCGAAGGGGCGCATCATTATGGGCCGTCCGCCGGTTTGCCTAGCTTGCGAGAAGCGATCGTCGAGGATTGTTACAAACGTCGAGGGATTCAGTACCAACCGGAACATGTCGTGGTGACACCGGGCGCAAAGCCGATCATGTTTTTTGTTATCCTGGCATTGGTCAACCCTGGCGATGAAGTGATCTATCCGAATCCGGGTTTTCCAATCTATGAATCAATGATCAATTTCAGCGGCGGCATCCCTGTGCCGGTTCCTTTGCTCGAAGAGAAGGGATTTGAATTGGATGTTGAACACCTACTGAGCAAGGTCAGCGATAAAACGCGGCTGATTATCATCAATTCGCCGCACAATCCGACAGGCGGTGTCATCTCCAGTGAAGCGCTTGAAGCGATCGCGCGCGTGGCCGTTGAGCGGGACATCCCGGTGCTGGCCGATGAGATTTATGGCCGCCTTATTTACGAGGGAAAACACGATACGATTGCTCGATTTCCCGGCATGATGGAACGAACCATCATTCTGGATGGTTTCTCCAAAACCTATGCCATGACGGGCTGGCGATTAGGGTATGGTATCATGCCCGCTACACTAGCCGAGCAAGTGACGCGGCTGCAAACCAACAGCAATTCATGCACGGCGACGTTTACCCAGTTGGCCGGCGTGACGGCCTTGCGTGAAGAGACGCCCGATGTGGAAGCAATGATTGCTCGATTCAAACAGCGAAGAGATTTCATCGTTGATGGATTGAACCAGATCAAGGGCTTTTCCTGCGCCATGCCCAAGGGAGCCTTTTACGCTTTTCCCAATATCAAAGCAACTGGTTGGAAAAGCAAACCGCTGGCCGACCTCTTACTGGAGAAAGCCGGTGTTGCGTGTTTGTCAGGCACAGCCTTTGGTGCGTATGGTGAGGGCTATCTGCGCTTTTCGTATGCCAATTCACGAGAAAATTTGGGTCGCGCGTTGGAGCGCATTGCAAAGCTGATGGAGGAGATTGCCTAGTTTGTTCGCGTGGTTCGCGTGGTCAGTACCCGGGCGGGGGAAAGTCCTCTTTGAGGGAAATTCCAAATCCGAAGCCCTCTTCGAGGGAAATCCCAAACACGAAATCCGAAATCCGAAACAAATTCCAATGACCAAACTCCAAATGGCAGACAACGATTGGGCAGTGTTCGGAACATTGAGATTTTCACTTTTGAACATGTTTCGGATTTCGTGCTTCGGATTTCGGATTTCCGTCGAAGAGGGCTTGGGATTTCCCCGCAGGGGCTTGGGATGATGAAAATGTTATTTTCGGGGAATTGCCCCTATGCAACAGCACGCCACGAACGATGAAAATAGAATTCTTTCGTGAGGTTCGTGTGTTTCGTGGGCTATTTTCAGAGGCGTTGTTCATCTCGTGCGGGACGACGCGAGCGAAACGATGAAAAACGCCACAGGCGGGAACGCCTGTGCCACTTTTTCTGAGGAGTGTTGAAGTGTTATGGCAGAGAAGAAAATCCGCGTTTTTCTGACGTGTGATATTGGTCAAGAGGCCGTTGATGTTCTCAGAAACCGTGGTTATGAGGTAGAAGTCTATCCTGAGATGGAACCGCCGCCCAAGTCGTTGATCGTAGAGAAAGTCAAGTCAGGCATTGATGGTTTGATAACGACGTTGCGTGATCAAATTGATGAAGAAGTTTTCGCCGCTGGCGCTGGCACGTTACAGGTTGTGTCGCAAATTGCCGTCGGGTTCGATAACATTGATCGAGCGGCTGCCAATCGCTATCGCATCCCGTTTACCAACACAGCGGATGTGTTGACGGAAGCGACCGCCGAATTTGCCTTCTTCCTGATGGGGGCTGTTGCACGGAAGCTGCATTCAGCAGAAAAACTGCTTGAGCAGGGAGAGTGGAAAACGTGGCATCCGTATTTGCCTTTTCTCGGCGATGAGGTGACGGGTAAAACGGTGGCCATCATCGGCACAGGACGAATCGGTCAGGCGATGGCCAAAAAATGTATTGGCTTTGACATGAACATTCTCTGCTACGATGCGGTGTATCAGGATGAAGCCTTCATTGGACGAGCCCGCCGGCTGATGGATGTTCGATATGAGGAAGGATTCTGCAAGACGAGGCAGACAATCGAATACGTTGACTTTGAGCAGGCTCTCTCTCGCGCTGATTATGTGAGCCTTCATGTGCCATTGATCATGCCGGGGACAGGGCCGACACCAACGTATCATCTCATCAACGAAGCCTCGTTGCGCATGATGAAACCGACAGCTTATCTGATCAATACATCGCGTGGGCCTGTTGTTGATGAGCAAGCGTTGGCTCAGGCGTTGTTGAATGACTGGATTGCCGGGGCGGCGCTTGATGTATATGAGGTCGAGCCATTGCCGATGGACAGTCCCTTGAGGGACCCGCGGTTGGAGCACAAGCTGCGGAAGCTTCCCCATTTTGCCAGTGCGGCTCGCGCCACACGCTTGAGTGTGGACCCGAACGTCGGCATGGCCGGTCGCTGTATCCAGGGACTCATTGACGTGATCGAGAAAAATTACGGCGGCGACCCCAAACAGATGCCCTACGTTGTCAATAAAGAAGCATTTTAGTGGAGCAGCAGTCCGCGGGTGGTGAATCGCGTTATTGTCCTTGATCGGCATGGCGTGGTTGCTCTGAAAGCGGATAGCGATTGAGTCATCCTCGGGTGACCAACCTGCTCCACAGAATCATTGCAGAGCGGTTAGGGAAGAATTTTACGGAGCAAACCTGATTGCGGCTCAATGAGATTGTGCGGGTGAGCGGCCATGCCACCATCCAATGAAATCGTCAACATGGGAGGAAGCGAAGATTTCTCAAGGTTCCTTCGTCAGCCACCCGATGGTGAATTGTTAGGTGTAACTGTCGTGCCCATGCGTTCACTTAGATGTGTTGAATGCTCTCGTCAGGCTTTGGCAATTAAGGAGGGAGAATGACGGAACGGAGCGCGCATGCCTCTATATCCGAGCTTGTGGACTATTACCGTCGGTGCTTAGCTCTCGAACGGCAGGGCGAGGCCAGTTTGAGCGATCGTGAGTTTCTTGG
Encoded here:
- a CDS encoding D-glycerate dehydrogenase produces the protein MAEKKIRVFLTCDIGQEAVDVLRNRGYEVEVYPEMEPPPKSLIVEKVKSGIDGLITTLRDQIDEEVFAAGAGTLQVVSQIAVGFDNIDRAAANRYRIPFTNTADVLTEATAEFAFFLMGAVARKLHSAEKLLEQGEWKTWHPYLPFLGDEVTGKTVAIIGTGRIGQAMAKKCIGFDMNILCYDAVYQDEAFIGRARRLMDVRYEEGFCKTRQTIEYVDFEQALSRADYVSLHVPLIMPGTGPTPTYHLINEASLRMMKPTAYLINTSRGPVVDEQALAQALLNDWIAGAALDVYEVEPLPMDSPLRDPRLEHKLRKLPHFASAARATRLSVDPNVGMAGRCIQGLIDVIEKNYGGDPKQMPYVVNKEAF
- a CDS encoding pyridoxal phosphate-dependent aminotransferase, whose amino-acid sequence is MKLSERMARLGTETAFEVLVRAKAIEATGRDVIHLEIGEPDFNTPPYIVEAAIKALREGAHHYGPSAGLPSLREAIVEDCYKRRGIQYQPEHVVVTPGAKPIMFFVILALVNPGDEVIYPNPGFPIYESMINFSGGIPVPVPLLEEKGFELDVEHLLSKVSDKTRLIIINSPHNPTGGVISSEALEAIARVAVERDIPVLADEIYGRLIYEGKHDTIARFPGMMERTIILDGFSKTYAMTGWRLGYGIMPATLAEQVTRLQTNSNSCTATFTQLAGVTALREETPDVEAMIARFKQRRDFIVDGLNQIKGFSCAMPKGAFYAFPNIKATGWKSKPLADLLLEKAGVACLSGTAFGAYGEGYLRFSYANSRENLGRALERIAKLMEEIA